From Montipora foliosa isolate CH-2021 chromosome 6, ASM3666993v2, whole genome shotgun sequence, a single genomic window includes:
- the LOC138005623 gene encoding uncharacterized protein, producing the protein MEIESEGSIAFLDTRTTRQDDGSITVSVYRKATHTDRYLDFKSHHHPQHKYSVIRTLMDRAKNIPSTEEEAVRETKRVAKALTANNYPANFIYNGRQRNRQQEVNASDQRGMVVLPYAKGFSEKIARVLRGFNIKVAHKPIRTISNILKKPKDKIERLASRGIVYKIKCKDCDCVYIGQTSRTLKTRVKEHSKTIATLDENSLLAKHHMRYNHQIDLMNVEIVDRSWAWRQRLILEAWHSLRDTNAINEHIALPNVYNNIKNL; encoded by the coding sequence ATGGAGATAGAATCAGAAGGTTCTATTGCCTTTCTTGACACAAGAACAACCAGACAAGACGATGGCTCGATCACCGTGTCTGTATACAGAAAAGCTACCCACACCGACCGCTACCTTGACTTCAAATCTCATCACCACCCCCAACATAAATACTCGGTCATACGCACCCTCATGGATCGCGCAAAGAATATCCCGTCCACCGAAGAGGAAGCTGTACGAGAAACTAAGAGAGTAGCAAAAGCCCTTACCGCTAATAACTACCCTGCCAATTTCATCTACAATGGTCGCCAACGCAACAGACAACAAGAAGTAAATGCTTCCGACCAGCGCGGTATGGTTGTTTTGCCCTATGCCAAAGGATTCTCCGAGAAAATCGCGAGGGTTCTTCGAGGTTTCAACATTAAGGTCGCTCATAAACCTATTCGGACAATCTCAAATATACTTAAAAAACCAAAGGACAAAATCGAGAGGTTGGCCTCTAGAGGAATCgtatataagatcaaatgcaaaGATTGTGATTGTGTTTACATCGGTCAGACATCGCGCACGCTAAAAACACGCGTCAAAGAGCACTCAAAGACCATAGCAACATTAGATGAAAACTCTTTGTTGGCCAAACACCACATGCGCTACAATCACCAAATAGACTTGATGAACGTCGAAATTGTTGACAGATCATGGGCATGGCGACAAAGACTTATTCTGGAGGCTTGGCATTCCTTACGAGATACGAACGCTATAAACGAGCATATAGCACTTCCAAACGTTTACAATAACataaagaatttgtaa